The Bacteroidales bacterium DNA segment TGGGGGAGGGAGTCAACAGCGAATATGATGACTATGGACCTGTTTTAGCACCCAACGACAGCCTGTTGTATTTCACATCCCGCCGGCCCGGCAGCAAAAAAGCGGAACGAAATCCTTATGACAACAAATATTATGAAGACATTTATGTGGCGAAGAGGGAAGGCACAGGGTGGACAGATGTGAAACCTGTCGGCAAGCCCGTGAACACCCGTCACAATGATGCTGTGGTGGGCATTACTCCTTCCGGAGATGGTCTTTTCATATACCGCGGAATAACGGGAGGAGGAGATATCCTTCTGGCCTGGCACCGGCGTAAAAAAGACAAATTTACGACCCCTTTCCAGGTGAACGAGAAATTCTTGTCCCGGTACAGAGAAACTTCCATCTGCATGACCAGTGATTCAACTGCTGTTTATTTTGTCAGCGACAATCCTTCCCAAAGTATGGGAGGTAAAGATATCTTTATGAGCACTACCCGGAAGAAGGGTACGGAACGTTGGAAAAAGCCTGTCAATCTTGGTCCTGTCATCAATACCCCGTATGATGAAGAGGGTGTTTACATTACCCCTGACGGAAAAACTCTCTATTTCAGTTCAAAAGGCCATAATACCATGGGAGGGTATGATATCTTCCGGTCGGTGAAACTGGATGACGGCAGTTGGTCAGCCCCTGAAAATCTGGGTTACCCGATCAATACCCCTGATGATGAATTGTTCTATCGCCCTGACATATTGAATCCGAAATATGCATATTACTCGGCTGTGCGTGAAGGAGGACGCGGGGGAAAAGATATTTTCCGGATTGCTTTTCTCGGAGAGGAAAAGGAACTGGTTCTTGTTTCTGATACGGCTTTGTTTGCATGGAGGCAGGCTTTTCCGCCAAAAGCATTTACAAAGATTCCTGAATTCCTTGGAATTGATTCAACCCTTGTTATAACAGGAAAAATTACCGATGCAGCAACCGGGAAAGGTATCATGGCGAGGATTGAATTTATCGATGCCGGAGCCAGTAAAACTGTTGCTACAGCTGTGTCTGATACCACAGGGGATTACCGGGCTTCATTGCCGGCAAAGACGAAATACGGAGTGGAAATCATGGCAAAGGACTATCTTTTCTTCCTCGAAATGGTCAACCTGGCAGAAGATACTTCCGATGTCCTTTTTGTCCGCAACTTTGCTCTGACCAGGGTAGAAGTGGGAACTAAAGTCGTACTCCGGAATATTTTCTTCGAAACAGGGAAAGCCACGCTGAAACCCGAATCATATGCCGAATTGTCCAATGTTCTTAAGTTTATGGAAGACAATCCAACCATCAGGCTTGAAATATCGGGACATACCGACAATGTCGGCTCACGACGGGTGAACCAGAAACTTTCGGAAGACAGAGCCAGAGCTGTTGTCGATTATCTCGTTGCGAAGGGAATTGACAGGTCAAGGCTTGAGTCAAAGGGATACGCTGATACCCAGCCCGTTTCAACAAATGCTACTTCTGAAGGGCGGGCGCTGAACCGGCGAGTCGAATTTAAGGTTATTGGCAAATAATGCGCTGATGGGTAAAATACCTGATTCTGTTGCCCGGGGTCCGGGTAGCAGAAAGCCATAAAATGCGCATCCGCTCAACAAAAAACGCTATTGTTTTCTTTCCCGTTTTCAGCGGCCGTAAGTTATTAGTTTCCACTGAAGATTGCCGGCAAACTGATGGTCCGGAAGTAAAGGAGAACCGGTTTTAGGTTAAAGAACATTCATGGTTTATCGCGTAAAATTTATTTTTGTGCAAACAAAAACCAAAAATTATGTCTGTAAAACAAACTGCATTTCATGATATCCATGTAAAACTGGGTGCCCGTATGGTTGAATTTGCGGGGTTCAGAATGCCTCTGGAATATACAGGAGTAACGGATGAACATATTACAGTGCGAACCGGCGTTGGTGTTTTTGATGTTTCCCACATGGGCGAGATTTGGGTCAGGGGATCACATGCTCTTGATCTGATTCAGAAAATAACTACCAATGATGCCTCCGTTCTTACTCCCGGAAAAGTTCAGTATTCCTGCATGCCAAACGGAAGGGGAGGAATTGTTGATGATCTTCTTGTGTATTGCTTTGACGGGCAAACTTACCTTTTGGTTGTAAATGCCGCCAATATTGAAAAAGACTGGAATTGGATTGTACAGCAGAATTC contains these protein-coding regions:
- a CDS encoding OmpA family protein, producing the protein MRKLFLLILIACLVYPAHAQSDPKIKRNKFFAGKEGFREAWKCVKKGNEFYKKGKGYFQDARQLYLEAYNYNPLVPELNYKLGICYLYTDDKFQAIEYLRSAWNLKPAVTRDILFYVGRAYHQVLNFDSAVVSYQNYLARLPNKEKVVAKAMIDKLIQECYDGKKLAANPVRVIISGLGEGVNSEYDDYGPVLAPNDSLLYFTSRRPGSKKAERNPYDNKYYEDIYVAKREGTGWTDVKPVGKPVNTRHNDAVVGITPSGDGLFIYRGITGGGDILLAWHRRKKDKFTTPFQVNEKFLSRYRETSICMTSDSTAVYFVSDNPSQSMGGKDIFMSTTRKKGTERWKKPVNLGPVINTPYDEEGVYITPDGKTLYFSSKGHNTMGGYDIFRSVKLDDGSWSAPENLGYPINTPDDELFYRPDILNPKYAYYSAVREGGRGGKDIFRIAFLGEEKELVLVSDTALFAWRQAFPPKAFTKIPEFLGIDSTLVITGKITDAATGKGIMARIEFIDAGASKTVATAVSDTTGDYRASLPAKTKYGVEIMAKDYLFFLEMVNLAEDTSDVLFVRNFALTRVEVGTKVVLRNIFFETGKATLKPESYAELSNVLKFMEDNPTIRLEISGHTDNVGSRRVNQKLSEDRARAVVDYLVAKGIDRSRLESKGYADTQPVSTNATSEGRALNRRVEFKVIGK